Proteins from a single region of Thermotoga maritima MSB8:
- a CDS encoding FAD-dependent oxidoreductase, whose amino-acid sequence MRESVVKLNEYTLRIFSLNTIVVGSGAAGLNAVDRVFSFGQKDVALLTDNLKWGTSRNTGSDKQTYYKLTLAGNVPDSVYELAETLFNGGSMDGDIALVEAALSARAFFRLVELGVPFPHSRYGEYVGYKTDHDPKQRATSAGPLTSYYMCEKLLEEIRRKGIKIFEGYQVIGILTDRNEEKTIGLIALDLNNIDDPEKRYVLFNVKNIIYATGGPAGMFYFHSVYPPVHFGATGIAFEAGVMGKNLTEWQFGIASKKFRWNLSGTYQQVIPRYVSTDENGNDEREFLEEYFPDPSTMLNAIFLKGYQWPFDVRKIKNYGSSLIDILVFYETVIKGRRVWLDFTRNPSWGSKNGELDFSLLGKEAYEYLKNSGALFGRPIDRLEKMNRPAIEVYLQHGIDLRKEYLEIGVCAQHNNGGLHGNIWWESNLKHFFPVGEVNGSHGVYRPGGSALNSGQVGGVRAAQYIVENYSGDPLCEEEILEEAKDQILKKIELGESFVKKITGKSNVSSILKEISERSMRSMGIVRSLEEAGKGKNEALRDFNNLIEKVELSSIRQLPFAFRLYDVLLTQYVYLSAVENYIESGGKSRGSYIVHDPTGELPVPNLPEMFRYSLAGESFNKKIQRVRCKENRCEFFWDPVKEIPREDTWFETIWNSFMRREVFR is encoded by the coding sequence ATGAGAGAGTCGGTTGTTAAGTTAAACGAATACACCCTGAGAATTTTCTCTCTCAATACTATCGTGGTGGGTTCTGGTGCTGCGGGTTTGAATGCGGTAGACAGGGTTTTCTCTTTTGGCCAGAAAGATGTGGCACTTTTAACGGATAACCTGAAATGGGGAACATCCAGAAACACTGGCTCTGACAAGCAAACATACTACAAGCTCACGCTTGCAGGTAATGTACCTGATTCCGTTTATGAACTTGCTGAAACATTGTTCAACGGAGGAAGTATGGACGGTGACATCGCACTCGTTGAAGCTGCCCTTTCGGCCCGGGCGTTTTTCAGGCTCGTGGAACTTGGGGTTCCTTTTCCCCATTCGAGGTACGGTGAGTACGTTGGATACAAGACAGATCATGATCCCAAACAGCGCGCTACCTCTGCAGGTCCTCTGACTTCCTATTACATGTGTGAAAAACTCCTGGAGGAGATCAGAAGAAAGGGTATAAAGATCTTTGAAGGTTACCAGGTGATCGGTATCTTAACAGACAGAAACGAAGAAAAAACAATTGGTCTCATCGCACTAGATCTGAACAACATTGATGATCCGGAAAAGAGATACGTTCTCTTCAACGTGAAAAACATAATCTACGCAACCGGTGGACCTGCGGGAATGTTCTATTTCCACTCGGTTTATCCTCCTGTGCATTTTGGAGCCACGGGTATCGCTTTCGAAGCGGGGGTTATGGGGAAGAATCTGACGGAATGGCAGTTTGGAATCGCTTCCAAAAAGTTCAGATGGAACCTGTCTGGTACCTATCAACAGGTCATACCGAGGTACGTTTCTACGGATGAAAATGGAAACGATGAAAGAGAGTTCCTTGAAGAGTACTTCCCGGATCCTTCCACGATGCTGAACGCCATCTTCCTGAAAGGTTACCAGTGGCCGTTCGATGTGAGAAAGATAAAAAACTACGGTTCCTCTCTAATAGATATCCTCGTGTTCTACGAAACAGTAATCAAAGGTAGAAGGGTCTGGTTGGATTTCACAAGAAATCCCAGCTGGGGAAGCAAAAACGGGGAACTGGACTTCTCCCTTCTTGGAAAAGAAGCGTACGAATACCTGAAAAATTCAGGTGCTCTCTTCGGTCGACCTATAGACAGGCTTGAAAAAATGAACAGACCCGCGATAGAAGTCTATTTACAGCACGGAATAGATCTGAGAAAAGAATACTTAGAAATCGGAGTCTGCGCCCAGCATAACAACGGAGGTCTTCACGGAAACATCTGGTGGGAAAGCAATCTGAAACATTTCTTCCCGGTGGGAGAAGTGAACGGATCCCATGGAGTATACAGACCCGGTGGTAGCGCTCTGAACTCCGGACAGGTGGGAGGAGTGAGGGCCGCCCAGTACATAGTTGAGAACTACTCCGGTGATCCTCTGTGCGAAGAGGAAATTCTGGAAGAGGCGAAAGATCAAATCCTCAAAAAAATTGAACTGGGCGAAAGTTTTGTGAAAAAAATCACTGGAAAATCCAATGTGTCATCCATTCTCAAAGAGATAAGCGAGCGTTCCATGAGAAGTATGGGTATAGTGAGATCTCTTGAAGAAGCGGGAAAAGGGAAAAACGAGGCCCTCAGAGATTTCAATAATCTGATTGAAAAAGTAGAACTCTCCTCTATAAGACAACTTCCTTTCGCATTCAGACTCTACGACGTTCTTCTCACACAATACGTGTATCTTTCAGCGGTTGAAAATTACATAGAATCGGGTGGAAAGAGTAGAGGTTCTTACATCGTTCACGATCCGACTGGAGAACTCCCCGTCCCAAATCTACCAGAGATGTTCAGATACAGCCTGGCCGGCGAATCTTTCAACAAGAAAATTCAGAGAGTTCGTTGCAAAGAAAACAGGTGTGAATTTTTCTGGGATCCTGTGAAGGAAATTCCAAGGGAAGATACCTGGTTCGAAACGATATGGAATAGCTTCATGAGAAGAGAAGTTTTCAGATGA